In Zingiber officinale cultivar Zhangliang chromosome 3B, Zo_v1.1, whole genome shotgun sequence, a single window of DNA contains:
- the LOC121968362 gene encoding uncharacterized protein LOC121968362: MSTSTESSSIGAASSGISSAGELEEEEEVESHKEENPLACFQSLEESLPIKRGISSFFSGKSKSFLSLSEAAMATATAGDLLKPEHGFNKRRRILSVSRIRRRGASCISLGATCPPLMEEEEKPEEEEEEEESGSSFASSSSSSSLIAADSKPIDKKAFRSPRCFSLSDLQRA, translated from the exons ATGTCGACGTCGACGGAGAGCTCCTCCATCGGCGCCGCCTCCTCCGGCATCTCCTCCGCTGGCGAattggaagaggaggaggaggtggagagCCATAAGGAGGAGAATCCTCTTGCCTGTTTCCAATCCTTAGAAGAATCTCTTCCTATCAA GAGGGGCATTTCCAGCTTCTTCTCGGGGAAATCGAAGTCGTTTCTGAGCCTATCGGAGGCGGCCATGGCCACCGCCACCGCGGGGGACCTTCTAAAGCCCGAGCACGGCTTTAACAAGCGCCGGAGGATTCTCTCCGTCAGCAGGATTAGGAGGAGAGGAGCTTCCTGCATCTCTCTTGGGGCTACTTGTCCGCCATTaatggaggaagaagaaaaaccagaagaagaagaagaagaagaagagagcggAAGTAGCTTcgcgagctcctcttcttcttcttccttgatcgCTGCTGATTCAAAACCAATTGATAAGAAGGCGTTTAGATCTCCGAGATGCTTCTCCCTTTCAGATCTCCAACGCGCTTAG